The proteins below are encoded in one region of Lentisphaerota bacterium:
- a CDS encoding VWA domain-containing protein: MKRTLLMLACLGTLGAARSFAAGMLIPKDASIPPLAIESQRVDIRIKDGVATAKIEQVFRNSVGRDLEAVFIFPLPANASISDFAMMINGKRMSGELVEKGKARGIYEDIVRRMKDPGLLEHIGGNLFRISVFPVPANGLQKIELEYSQTLAFDGGLYTYVYPLKTGERASRTLADFTVSVRLNSSLPIKSVYSPSHKVGITRKNDQEAVIGFEEDQALLDRDFVLYYTVSKKEFGLNMLTHAATNDKGFFMMMLAPSMAAPGAVMPKDVTFVIDTSGSMAGSKIEQTRKALEYGVKKLNAGDRFNIIRFSTDVEPFRPALTAVSETNRAAALAFIQATEARGGTAINDALAAALTMDYDPMRPAIILFLTDGRPTVGETAPDAILGSLGKGNGAKARIFVFGAGTDVNTHLLDQIAGQNGGLSQYVLPDEDIEVKVSALADKMSNPVLARVRVEVDTLKTSMVHPTALPDLFSGDQIIVFGRYEGGGDSVIRLIGEVNGKTREFVYEGTFPRAQADNTFIPRLWATRRVGFLLDEIRLRGENAELKDEVIRLSREYGIMTPYTSYLVLENEQAYAQHGIDRHKAEGRASGDDKTSGQPLYAADLKEVFLDGTPGSAAPPRSVVPLFEAPAADAVAIDVETRSAYEVSASRVHSRGGKMGVGGGASAMREESGAQAVAMSKRIQEYKERDSVRNEVATVKYVGKKVFTLLDGRWIDNAFKKEMKTVTVTFGSAEYFKLLTDKPELKDVLALGSKVTVVLEDGTALVVE, encoded by the coding sequence ATGAAACGCACGCTGCTGATGCTTGCTTGTTTGGGAACGCTCGGCGCCGCGCGCAGCTTTGCTGCGGGCATGCTGATCCCCAAGGACGCGTCCATCCCGCCGCTGGCCATTGAGAGCCAGCGCGTCGATATCCGCATCAAGGACGGCGTCGCCACGGCCAAGATCGAACAGGTCTTCCGCAACAGCGTCGGCCGCGACTTGGAGGCCGTCTTCATCTTCCCGCTTCCCGCGAACGCCAGCATCTCCGACTTCGCCATGATGATCAACGGCAAGCGGATGAGCGGCGAGCTTGTGGAAAAAGGCAAGGCGCGGGGGATTTATGAGGACATCGTGCGCCGCATGAAGGATCCGGGGCTGCTGGAGCACATCGGCGGCAACCTGTTCCGCATCAGCGTGTTTCCGGTTCCGGCCAACGGCCTTCAGAAAATCGAGCTGGAGTATTCGCAGACCCTGGCGTTCGATGGCGGCCTCTACACGTATGTCTATCCGCTGAAGACGGGCGAGCGGGCGTCCCGCACGCTGGCCGATTTCACGGTGTCTGTGCGCCTCAATTCCAGCCTGCCGATCAAGAGCGTCTATTCGCCGTCGCACAAGGTCGGCATCACGCGCAAAAACGACCAGGAGGCGGTCATCGGCTTCGAGGAGGATCAGGCGCTGCTCGACCGCGACTTCGTTCTCTATTACACCGTCTCCAAGAAGGAGTTCGGCCTGAACATGCTCACCCACGCGGCCACGAATGACAAGGGCTTCTTCATGATGATGCTCGCGCCGTCGATGGCCGCGCCCGGCGCGGTGATGCCGAAGGACGTCACGTTTGTCATCGACACCTCGGGGAGCATGGCCGGCAGCAAGATCGAGCAGACCCGCAAAGCCTTGGAATACGGCGTGAAGAAGCTCAACGCCGGCGACCGCTTCAATATCATCCGCTTCAGCACCGATGTCGAGCCCTTCCGCCCCGCGCTGACCGCTGTCAGCGAGACCAACCGCGCCGCGGCGCTGGCGTTCATCCAGGCGACCGAGGCCCGCGGCGGCACGGCCATTAACGACGCTCTGGCCGCCGCCCTGACCATGGATTATGATCCCATGCGCCCGGCAATCATCCTCTTCCTCACCGATGGCCGCCCCACTGTCGGCGAAACCGCCCCCGACGCCATTCTGGGCAGCCTCGGCAAGGGCAACGGCGCCAAGGCTCGCATCTTCGTGTTCGGCGCCGGCACCGACGTCAACACGCACCTGCTCGACCAGATCGCCGGACAGAACGGGGGCCTGTCGCAGTACGTCCTGCCCGACGAGGACATCGAGGTCAAGGTCTCCGCCTTGGCCGACAAGATGAGCAATCCCGTGCTGGCCCGTGTGCGCGTCGAGGTGGACACGCTCAAGACCTCGATGGTCCACCCCACCGCCCTGCCCGATTTGTTCAGCGGCGACCAGATCATCGTCTTCGGCCGCTACGAGGGCGGCGGCGACTCCGTGATCCGCCTGATCGGCGAGGTGAACGGCAAGACGCGCGAGTTCGTCTACGAAGGGACCTTCCCCCGGGCGCAGGCCGACAACACGTTCATTCCGAGGCTGTGGGCCACCCGCCGCGTCGGCTTCCTGCTCGACGAGATCCGCCTGCGCGGCGAGAATGCCGAGCTCAAGGACGAGGTCATCCGCCTCAGCCGCGAATACGGCATCATGACGCCGTACACGTCCTACCTCGTGCTGGAGAACGAGCAAGCCTATGCCCAGCATGGGATTGATCGCCACAAAGCCGAAGGCCGGGCATCCGGCGATGACAAGACCTCGGGCCAACCGTTATACGCAGCCGACCTGAAAGAGGTGTTTCTGGACGGGACCCCTGGATCGGCCGCGCCTCCGCGCTCGGTGGTGCCGCTGTTCGAGGCGCCTGCCGCAGATGCCGTCGCCATCGATGTTGAAACGCGCTCAGCGTACGAGGTCAGCGCCAGCCGCGTCCATAGCAGGGGCGGCAAGATGGGCGTGGGCGGCGGTGCATCGGCGATGCGCGAAGAATCCGGCGCGCAGGCCGTTGCCATGAGCAAGCGGATACAGGAATACAAGGAACGCGATAGCGTGCGAAATGAGGTAGCCACCGTGAAATACGTGGGCAAGAAGGTGTTCACGCTTCTGGACGGCCGCTGGATCGACAATGCCTTCAAAAAAGAGATGAAGACCGTGACCGTGACGTTCGGCAGCGCGGAGTATTTCAAACTGCTCACGGACAAGCCGGAACTGAAGGACGTTCTGGCGTTGGGATCCAAGGTCACCGTTGTCCTCGAGGACGGCACCGCATTGGTGGTGGAGTGA
- a CDS encoding type II toxin-antitoxin system VapC family toxin yields the protein MKIAIDTNRYRDFCEGKDDAVEQLRAASRIYLPFTVLAELRAGFECGTLARRNESALSRFLNSHRVSILFPDEQTTFHYARIFHQLRVQGTPIPTNDIWIAALVQQHNLILYSRDRHFDVLHQLGRVPS from the coding sequence ATGAAAATCGCCATAGACACCAACCGCTACCGGGACTTCTGTGAAGGAAAGGACGATGCCGTCGAACAGTTGAGAGCCGCGTCCCGGATTTACCTTCCGTTCACGGTACTGGCTGAACTGCGGGCCGGATTCGAGTGTGGGACCCTGGCGCGCCGCAACGAAAGTGCCCTGTCTCGCTTCCTCAATAGTCATCGCGTTTCCATTCTCTTTCCCGACGAACAGACCACATTCCACTATGCCCGGATCTTTCACCAACTTCGGGTCCAGGGCACACCCATCCCCACCAATGACATCTGGATTGCGGCACTCGTCCAACAGCACAATCTCATCCTCTACTCTCGTGATCGACATTTTGACGTCCTGCACCAGCTTGGGAGAGTGCCGTCGTGA
- a CDS encoding lysophospholipid acyltransferase family protein — translation MRRIRYLIEYFALRATAGVCRALPHGAALALAWGVAGVGFHVVRFRRAEAVRRIVSVFGGAVTPRQAEWIAWRSWRNLFFNAAEMMRVTRISPVWLRRHVEGLDEVLIRMQALIEAHGGLVIAVPHMGNWDLAGVAGKQAGFDIFSIAGKQKNPHVNRWLNHIRGYSMDVLERGSSVLRVILRRLQHRGVFAILPDVRMPTPDLLVPFLGAQANLGRGMAQFARTAHVPVLPVILSRVGWFRHRMVAYSPVLADPTADRDADLLRMTRTVMEHVEAAIRQNPDQWFWYNKRWVLRPLPAQPLRSQSVGEPGAA, via the coding sequence ATGCGACGCATCCGGTACCTGATCGAATATTTCGCCCTGCGCGCGACCGCTGGCGTATGCCGGGCGCTGCCTCACGGTGCCGCATTGGCGCTGGCTTGGGGTGTGGCCGGGGTGGGATTCCATGTCGTCCGCTTCCGCCGGGCCGAGGCGGTGCGGCGCATTGTCAGCGTGTTCGGCGGCGCGGTGACCCCCCGACAGGCTGAGTGGATCGCCTGGCGCTCGTGGCGCAACCTGTTCTTCAATGCGGCGGAAATGATGCGGGTGACCCGGATCTCGCCCGTCTGGCTGCGCCGCCACGTGGAGGGGCTGGACGAGGTCCTGATCCGCATGCAGGCGCTGATCGAGGCGCACGGCGGACTCGTCATCGCCGTCCCGCACATGGGCAACTGGGATTTGGCCGGGGTCGCCGGCAAACAGGCGGGATTTGATATCTTTTCGATCGCGGGTAAACAGAAGAATCCGCATGTCAACCGTTGGCTCAACCACATTCGTGGCTACAGCATGGACGTGCTGGAGCGCGGGTCATCGGTCCTGCGCGTCATCCTGCGCCGGCTGCAACACCGGGGGGTGTTTGCCATCCTTCCCGACGTGCGGATGCCGACGCCCGATCTTCTGGTTCCGTTTCTCGGCGCGCAGGCCAATCTGGGCCGCGGCATGGCCCAATTTGCGCGCACCGCGCATGTCCCCGTGCTGCCCGTGATCCTCAGCCGTGTCGGCTGGTTTCGCCATCGCATGGTTGCCTATTCCCCCGTTTTGGCCGATCCAACCGCTGATCGGGATGCCGACCTCCTCCGCATGACCCGGACGGTGATGGAGCATGTCGAGGCTGCCATCCGCCAAAACCCCGATCAATGGTTCTGGTACAACAAGCGCTGGGTGCTCAGGCCGCTGCCCGCCCAGCCGCTTCGATCACAGTCAGTGGGAGAACCCGGAGCCGCCTGA
- the ispH gene encoding 4-hydroxy-3-methylbut-2-enyl diphosphate reductase, whose protein sequence is MATPHKTVVLVSPCGFCAGVRHAVEIAEAALRLRPLPLYALNEIVHNRQVVESFERRGVSFVTTIDEVPEGRAVLFSAHGVPPAVRAAAVARRLEVIDATCPFVLKVHVEVLRFAREGYSIVIVGHRTHDEVIGVAGEAPDRVTVVETVAEAEAFAPTDPARVAVVTQTTLSAEEAGRMLAVLRRRFPSLRAPATDDICYATTNRQQAVKALARRVGMILVLGAQNSSNTRRLAEVARDAGAEAVLVSRIEDIAAAGIANRMEVGVTAGASTPASFMTQVLEHLAAEGFDRTEHIETVSENIHFNLPRALLAVADRPAGVSARPPLPIA, encoded by the coding sequence ATGGCCACACCACACAAAACCGTTGTCCTGGTCAGTCCCTGCGGTTTTTGCGCGGGCGTGCGGCATGCCGTCGAGATTGCCGAGGCGGCGTTGCGCCTGCGGCCCCTCCCCTTGTATGCGTTGAACGAGATCGTTCACAACCGCCAAGTCGTCGAATCGTTCGAGCGCCGGGGCGTTTCCTTCGTCACCACCATTGACGAGGTTCCCGAGGGGCGCGCGGTGCTCTTCAGCGCCCACGGCGTGCCGCCCGCCGTGCGCGCTGCCGCGGTCGCCCGGCGTCTGGAGGTGATCGACGCCACCTGTCCGTTCGTCCTGAAGGTCCATGTCGAGGTCCTTCGTTTTGCGCGCGAGGGGTATTCCATCGTCATCGTCGGGCATCGCACCCACGACGAGGTGATTGGCGTCGCGGGCGAGGCGCCCGACCGGGTGACGGTCGTCGAGACTGTTGCAGAGGCGGAGGCGTTCGCGCCGACGGATCCCGCGCGCGTGGCTGTGGTGACGCAGACCACGCTGAGCGCGGAGGAGGCCGGACGGATGCTCGCGGTTCTGCGTCGCCGTTTCCCCAGCCTCCGCGCACCGGCCACAGACGATATCTGTTACGCAACGACCAACCGGCAGCAGGCGGTCAAGGCGCTTGCCCGGCGGGTCGGCATGATCCTCGTCCTGGGCGCGCAAAACAGTTCCAACACCCGGCGTCTGGCCGAAGTCGCCCGCGATGCTGGCGCGGAGGCCGTGCTGGTCAGCCGCATCGAGGATATCGCCGCCGCCGGGATCGCCAACCGGATGGAAGTCGGCGTCACGGCAGGCGCATCGACGCCCGCATCCTTCATGACACAGGTTCTCGAACACCTCGCTGCAGAAGGTTTTGACCGCACCGAGCACATTGAGACCGTTTCCGAAAACATTCATTTCAATCTGCCACGCGCGCTTCTGGCGGTAGCGGACCGGCCGGCGGGGGTGAGCGCCCGCCCGCCGTTACCGATCGCTTAA
- the murA gene encoding UDP-N-acetylglucosamine 1-carboxyvinyltransferase: MSRFTIRGGRRITGAHAVSGNKNAALPMLAAALLTDEPVTLTNLPLIQDVRTMLDLLDAMGVAVSLDEAARTVTLHARRIRSTTLDRALCGRVRSSILFAGPLLARCGAARIYPPGGDVIGRRRVDTHLDGLRQLGASARANGCYAFKAAKGLAGARILLDESSVTATENILMAAVRARGRTTLYNAACEPHVQDLCALLNTMGAAISGAGTNLLVIDGVDRLHGVTHAIGSDTIEAGSYIAAALATGGELTLTGISASDFEVLERPFHRFGARWTITGTTLQLPGDQKLRTTYDLGDAIPKIEDGPWPAFPSDLMSVLIVLATQTRGTTLFYEKMFESRMYFVDHLIGMGARIVQCDPHRVVVTGPTRLQGTRVVSPDIRAGMALLIAALCARKETVILNAESVDRGYERIDATLRSLGAAIERTSD; the protein is encoded by the coding sequence ATGTCACGTTTTACCATCCGGGGCGGACGCCGCATCACGGGCGCCCACGCCGTTTCCGGCAATAAAAATGCCGCGTTGCCGATGCTGGCCGCCGCCCTGCTCACGGATGAGCCGGTCACGCTCACCAATCTGCCCCTCATTCAGGATGTCCGCACCATGCTGGACCTCCTCGACGCCATGGGCGTTGCGGTCTCCCTCGACGAGGCCGCCCGCACGGTCACCCTGCATGCGCGGCGGATCCGTTCGACCACGCTCGACCGCGCACTGTGCGGCCGGGTCCGCTCCTCGATTCTCTTCGCGGGCCCGCTGCTCGCCCGCTGCGGCGCGGCGCGGATCTATCCGCCCGGCGGCGACGTGATCGGCCGCCGCCGTGTGGACACCCATCTCGACGGACTGCGCCAGCTCGGCGCCAGCGCCCGCGCCAACGGCTGCTATGCCTTCAAGGCTGCCAAGGGCCTCGCCGGCGCGCGCATCCTCCTCGATGAGTCCAGCGTCACCGCGACCGAAAACATCCTGATGGCCGCCGTCCGGGCACGGGGCCGAACCACGCTTTACAACGCCGCCTGCGAGCCGCACGTTCAGGACCTCTGCGCCCTGCTCAACACCATGGGCGCCGCCATCAGCGGCGCTGGCACCAACCTCCTCGTCATTGACGGCGTCGACCGCCTGCACGGCGTCACCCACGCCATCGGTTCCGACACCATCGAGGCTGGCAGCTACATCGCCGCCGCCCTCGCCACCGGCGGCGAGCTGACTCTCACCGGCATCTCAGCCTCCGACTTCGAGGTCCTCGAACGCCCCTTCCATCGCTTTGGCGCCCGCTGGACGATCACCGGCACGACGCTCCAGCTCCCCGGCGACCAGAAGCTCCGCACCACCTACGACCTCGGCGACGCCATCCCCAAAATCGAGGACGGCCCGTGGCCGGCCTTCCCCTCGGACCTGATGAGCGTCCTGATCGTCCTCGCCACCCAGACGCGGGGAACGACCCTGTTTTATGAGAAGATGTTTGAAAGCCGCATGTATTTCGTGGATCATCTCATCGGCATGGGCGCGCGCATCGTGCAGTGCGACCCCCACCGCGTCGTCGTGACCGGCCCGACGCGCCTGCAAGGGACGCGCGTCGTCTCCCCCGACATCCGCGCGGGGATGGCGCTCCTGATTGCGGCCCTCTGCGCCCGCAAGGAAACCGTGATCCTCAACGCTGAAAGCGTGGATCGCGGCTATGAACGGATCGACGCCACCCTGCGCAGCCTCGGTGCCGCCATTGAGCGCACGTCCGACTGA
- a CDS encoding NUDIX hydrolase, producing MKTDGRRSTREIVRHRGAAVVLGERPDGRYVWVRQYRRAVSETLLEAVAGCLEPGEAPEACARREMEEESGYTVQAKGI from the coding sequence ATCAAGACCGACGGACGCCGCTCGACGCGCGAGATCGTGCGCCACCGGGGCGCGGCGGTCGTCCTCGGTGAACGGCCGGACGGGCGCTACGTCTGGGTGCGCCAATACCGCCGCGCCGTCAGCGAGACGCTGCTGGAGGCGGTGGCCGGCTGTCTGGAGCCGGGCGAGGCGCCCGAGGCCTGCGCGCGCCGCGAGATGGAGGAGGAGAGCGGCTATACCGTGCAGGCTAAAGGGATCTAA
- the metG gene encoding methionine--tRNA ligase, with product MSTTRRIVVTSALPYANGDIHIGHLVEYVQTDFWVRFQNMRGHACVYVCADDTHGTPIMVRARNEGITPEALIARSHEQHVRDFTDFEVAFNHYGSTNCEENRAFSTRIFSRMESGGHVSSRLVPQLYCEHDGMFLPDRFVKGGCPACGAPGQYGDSCDTCGATYAAEELKEPACTVCGRPPVTRDSEHLFFELDHFRDYLQTWIPAHTAKDVANKLLEWFGESLRGWDISRDTPYFGFEIPGHPGKFFYVWVDAPIGYMASLENWCKQNNAQFEDWWNNPDVELVHFIGKDIVRFHCLFWPAMLACSGFKGPNQVFVHGFLTVNGEKMSKSKGTFISARTFLDHLEAQTLRFYYACKLNGTTDDVDLNFDDFINRVNSDLVGKITNLASRGAQMLHKHLDGKAGVCDAAGAEVLAHAQGRADAIADAYEKRDFARVMVEVRDLADRANQYFDAQAPWALIKRDPEATRRVLTATLNLFRTLAIYLKPVLPGYAAKVETLFGEPPYRWADAQTRVENRAIAPYAYLATRVEREPIDRMIEASRSRAQPPAPHTHTPTHPHTHTPTPTPPAKPLAAPAIIPFETFAQTDLRVARVLSAETVEGSDKLLRLMLDLGDGKPRQVFSGIRKAYAPETLVGRSVVAVANLAPRKMRFGVSEGMVLAASNPDGTLFLVTPDPGAAPGASVA from the coding sequence ATGAGCACCACACGAAGAATCGTTGTCACCTCCGCGCTGCCGTATGCCAATGGCGACATCCACATCGGCCATCTGGTGGAGTATGTGCAGACCGATTTCTGGGTCCGCTTTCAAAACATGCGCGGCCATGCGTGTGTCTATGTCTGCGCCGACGACACCCACGGCACGCCGATCATGGTCCGCGCCCGCAACGAGGGGATCACCCCCGAGGCGCTGATCGCCCGCAGCCACGAGCAGCATGTCCGCGACTTCACCGATTTCGAGGTGGCCTTTAACCACTACGGCTCGACCAACTGCGAAGAGAATCGCGCCTTCAGCACCCGCATCTTTTCCCGGATGGAGTCGGGCGGCCACGTCTCCTCCCGCCTCGTCCCCCAACTCTACTGCGAGCACGACGGCATGTTCCTTCCCGACCGCTTCGTCAAGGGCGGCTGCCCCGCCTGCGGCGCGCCCGGTCAGTACGGCGATTCGTGCGACACCTGCGGCGCGACCTATGCCGCCGAAGAGCTGAAGGAACCGGCCTGTACCGTCTGTGGCCGCCCCCCCGTGACGCGCGACAGCGAACACCTCTTCTTCGAACTCGACCACTTCCGCGATTACCTCCAGACCTGGATTCCGGCCCATACCGCCAAGGACGTGGCGAACAAGCTGCTGGAATGGTTCGGCGAGTCGCTGCGCGGGTGGGACATTTCGCGCGACACGCCCTATTTCGGCTTTGAGATCCCCGGCCACCCCGGCAAGTTCTTTTATGTCTGGGTCGATGCGCCGATCGGCTACATGGCCTCGCTGGAGAATTGGTGCAAGCAGAACAACGCGCAGTTCGAGGACTGGTGGAACAACCCCGATGTCGAACTCGTCCACTTCATCGGCAAGGATATCGTCCGATTCCACTGCCTCTTTTGGCCCGCTATGCTGGCCTGCAGCGGGTTCAAGGGCCCCAATCAGGTCTTCGTCCACGGATTTCTGACCGTCAATGGCGAGAAGATGAGCAAATCCAAGGGGACGTTCATCAGCGCGCGAACCTTTCTGGACCATCTGGAGGCGCAAACCCTCCGCTTCTACTATGCCTGCAAGCTCAACGGCACGACCGACGATGTTGATCTCAACTTCGACGATTTCATCAACCGCGTCAACTCCGATCTGGTCGGCAAGATCACCAACCTCGCCTCGCGCGGCGCGCAGATGCTCCATAAGCATCTCGACGGCAAGGCTGGCGTGTGTGACGCCGCAGGCGCCGAGGTGCTCGCTCACGCGCAAGGCCGCGCCGACGCCATCGCCGACGCCTATGAAAAGCGCGACTTCGCGCGCGTGATGGTCGAGGTGCGCGACCTCGCCGACCGCGCCAACCAATACTTTGACGCCCAGGCGCCCTGGGCGCTGATCAAACGCGACCCCGAGGCCACCCGCCGCGTGCTCACCGCCACACTCAACCTCTTCCGCACCCTCGCGATCTACCTCAAGCCGGTCCTGCCTGGCTACGCTGCCAAGGTCGAGACACTCTTCGGCGAGCCACCCTATCGCTGGGCCGACGCCCAAACGCGCGTCGAGAACCGGGCGATCGCGCCGTATGCCTACCTCGCCACGCGGGTCGAACGCGAACCCATTGATCGCATGATCGAGGCCAGCCGGAGCCGCGCGCAACCCCCCGCTCCACACACCCACACACCCACGCACCCACACACTCACACACCCACTCCCACACCCCCGGCAAAGCCGCTCGCCGCGCCAGCGATCATTCCGTTTGAGACTTTTGCGCAAACCGATTTGCGGGTCGCGCGGGTGCTCTCGGCCGAAACGGTTGAGGGCTCCGACAAGCTCCTGCGCTTGATGCTCGATCTGGGCGATGGCAAACCGCGCCAAGTCTTTTCGGGTATCCGCAAGGCTTATGCGCCTGAAACGCTGGTCGGCCGCAGCGTCGTGGCGGTCGCCAACCTCGCGCCCCGCAAGATGCGCTTCGGCGTGTCCGAGGGGATGGTTCTCGCCGCGTCCAATCCCGATGGCACGCTCTTCCTCGTCACTCCCGACCCCGGGGCCGCTCCCGGCGCATCCGTGGCCTGA
- the trpD gene encoding anthranilate phosphoribosyltransferase: MNYSLTLTKLIARIDLTEGEAADLVDAILAGELTEAQIGAALAAAAAKGESVAEVAGAARAMRRRATRIQPLVANTLDTVGTGGDGGMTFNVSTTVAFVAAGAGAVVAKHGNRASSGKSGSADCLEQLGFNLAAEPDLMEQALNDIGICFLFAQNFHRAMKFAAPVRKQLGVRTLFNLLGPLTNPAGASCQLIGVFKPELTEMFAHVLKILGSRRVLVVHGHDGMDEITLTAPTRCSELKDGVIRTYDIDPTRYFGDFCAPDELAGGTPADNAAITRGMLRGDIRGPKRNIVLINAAASLLAAGLAGSIEEGIRKAEASIDSGAALDKLDRLIAYSRQP; this comes from the coding sequence ATGAACTACTCCCTCACGCTGACCAAACTGATCGCTCGCATCGACCTGACTGAGGGCGAGGCCGCCGACTTGGTGGACGCCATCCTCGCAGGGGAGCTGACCGAGGCACAGATCGGCGCGGCTCTGGCTGCGGCTGCGGCCAAGGGCGAGTCGGTCGCCGAGGTTGCCGGCGCGGCCCGAGCCATGCGCCGCCGCGCGACGCGCATCCAGCCGCTGGTCGCCAACACCCTCGACACCGTGGGGACCGGCGGCGACGGCGGCATGACCTTCAACGTTTCAACGACGGTTGCCTTTGTCGCCGCAGGCGCGGGGGCGGTCGTCGCCAAGCACGGCAACCGCGCCAGTTCGGGCAAGAGCGGCAGCGCTGACTGCCTCGAGCAGCTCGGCTTCAACCTGGCCGCCGAGCCCGACCTCATGGAACAGGCGCTGAACGACATCGGCATCTGCTTCCTTTTTGCCCAGAACTTTCACCGCGCCATGAAATTCGCCGCCCCGGTTCGGAAGCAGCTCGGCGTCCGCACCCTCTTCAACCTCCTCGGCCCGCTCACCAACCCGGCGGGGGCGTCCTGCCAGTTGATCGGCGTCTTCAAGCCCGAGCTCACCGAGATGTTCGCCCACGTGCTCAAAATCCTCGGCTCGCGCCGCGTCCTCGTCGTCCACGGCCATGACGGCATGGACGAGATCACGCTCACAGCCCCCACGCGCTGCTCGGAGCTGAAAGACGGCGTCATCCGCACCTATGACATTGATCCGACCCGCTATTTCGGCGATTTCTGCGCCCCCGACGAGCTTGCGGGCGGCACCCCCGCCGACAACGCCGCCATCACCCGCGGCATGCTTCGCGGCGACATCCGCGGCCCCAAGCGCAACATCGTTTTGATCAACGCTGCCGCCTCGCTGCTCGCCGCCGGTTTGGCCGGATCGATCGAGGAGGGCATCCGAAAAGCCGAGGCTTCCATCGACTCCGGCGCCGCCCTGGACAAGCTGGATCGCCTGATCGCCTATTCGCGCCAACCATGA
- the trpC gene encoding indole-3-glycerol phosphate synthase TrpC, translating to MNILDQIVAARRAEVAAAKQRLPLAACRAAAASAPRDRRDFAAAIRAPGIRIIAEIKRASPSRGDIDIGLDPATVARAYAAGGAVALSVLTEPAFFKGATADLQAARRAVTLPVLRKDFILDPYQLYETAALGADAVLLIVRILPDPLLGDLHALARELGLDVLTEVYDADDARRANAIGADLVGINNRNLASFDTDVDQASRLAAHIRPGACVVALSGIASADDIRRNGTAGITRFLVGETLVRAPDPAALLRSWTSIHAH from the coding sequence ATGAACATTCTGGACCAGATCGTGGCGGCCAGACGCGCGGAGGTCGCCGCCGCCAAACAGCGCTTGCCGCTGGCAGCCTGCCGTGCCGCCGCCGCGTCTGCGCCGCGTGACCGCCGTGATTTTGCGGCCGCTATCCGCGCTCCCGGCATCCGAATCATTGCCGAGATCAAGCGCGCCTCGCCCTCCCGGGGCGACATCGACATCGGCCTCGATCCCGCCACCGTCGCCCGCGCCTATGCCGCAGGTGGCGCGGTCGCGCTGTCGGTGCTCACCGAGCCGGCCTTTTTCAAGGGCGCGACCGCCGACCTGCAGGCCGCGCGCCGCGCCGTCACCCTTCCCGTGTTGCGCAAAGACTTCATCCTCGACCCCTATCAGCTCTACGAAACCGCCGCTCTGGGTGCCGACGCCGTGCTGCTCATCGTCCGCATCCTCCCCGATCCCCTCCTCGGCGACTTGCATGCCCTCGCCCGCGAGCTTGGCCTCGACGTGCTCACCGAGGTCTACGACGCCGACGACGCACGCCGCGCCAATGCCATCGGCGCCGATCTGGTCGGCATCAACAACCGGAATCTTGCCTCGTTCGACACCGACGTCGACCAGGCCTCGCGTCTCGCCGCGCACATCCGCCCGGGCGCCTGTGTGGTGGCGCTCAGCGGCATCGCCTCGGCCGACGACATCCGCCGCAATGGGACGGCAGGGATCACCCGTTTTCTCGTCGGCGAAACGCTGGTTCGCGCCCCCGATCCGGCCGCGCTGCTGCGATCCTGGACCTCCATTCATGCCCATTGA